A single window of Anaerolineae bacterium DNA harbors:
- a CDS encoding Tungsten-containing aldehyde:ferredoxin oxidoreductase: MSETLKGYAGKQIRVDLDTWQARVEPVSPEISRKFLGGVGYAAKVLYDELPPGIDSLGPQNKMILATGPLSLSQIPGGGSIELCFKSPLTGVWGESRVGGDFGPELKKAGYDYIIIEGKSSEPVMLVIRDQQIEFHKAKHILGKTVSEKSAVIREALGDQRFCILCIGPAGERLVKVASVMADDRAAGRCGVGAVWGSKNLIAVAVRGTQQIAPADAAQFKKYLKQTHDEIKENPMFQGLQQFGTIGDIPSNDDGGDWPTKNWQSNSWGKGPELFDHFQAKNFLRGFGCYKGCTMACAREVHVENGQFKTPKHGGAEYESISCFTAYILNENMDAAVHATYLCNELGLDTISTGSIIAFAMECYEKGLLTKEDCQGLDLSWGNAEILPTIVRMIAYREGIGDLLAEGVRNAAKKIGRGADEFAIHGRGLEAPAHDPRSGKALAITYATSNRGMCHIHPLEGMAWDRGKLDWGLQKYGLPDPNTVDRWDEAGKGSAVSLLQDGLVLPDVLGTCKFYMYGGVTVDHWAEMLTHLTGWQIDGAELLKIGERVINIQRLFNGREGITAKDDMLPARMLEVPAFGKYSSEPACVFHEFNAVMQEYYQTRGWDPLTGMPTPQKRAELGLE; the protein is encoded by the coding sequence ATGTCAGAAACATTAAAAGGCTATGCTGGCAAACAGATTCGTGTTGACTTGGATACATGGCAGGCGCGTGTTGAGCCAGTCTCTCCAGAGATTTCGCGCAAGTTCCTGGGCGGGGTCGGCTATGCAGCCAAGGTACTCTATGATGAACTGCCGCCGGGGATAGACTCTCTCGGTCCACAGAACAAAATGATATTAGCAACCGGTCCGCTCAGCTTGAGCCAGATCCCCGGCGGCGGCTCAATTGAGCTGTGTTTCAAGTCGCCTCTGACGGGTGTGTGGGGCGAATCGCGTGTCGGCGGCGACTTCGGTCCCGAATTGAAGAAAGCCGGCTATGACTATATCATCATCGAGGGCAAATCTTCGGAACCGGTCATGCTCGTGATTCGCGATCAGCAAATCGAGTTCCATAAAGCTAAGCACATCCTGGGGAAAACAGTCTCAGAGAAGAGCGCCGTCATTCGTGAGGCATTGGGTGATCAGCGCTTCTGCATCCTGTGCATTGGTCCGGCGGGTGAAAGGTTGGTGAAGGTCGCCTCGGTGATGGCAGATGACCGCGCTGCAGGTCGTTGTGGCGTCGGCGCAGTCTGGGGCTCTAAGAATCTGATTGCGGTGGCAGTGCGCGGCACCCAACAAATCGCCCCCGCCGATGCAGCGCAGTTCAAGAAATATTTAAAACAAACTCACGATGAAATCAAAGAAAACCCCATGTTCCAGGGCTTGCAGCAATTCGGAACCATTGGCGATATCCCTAGTAACGATGATGGCGGCGATTGGCCCACCAAGAACTGGCAATCCAACTCGTGGGGCAAAGGTCCAGAGTTGTTCGATCACTTCCAGGCGAAAAATTTCCTGCGCGGCTTTGGTTGTTATAAAGGATGCACCATGGCGTGTGCGCGCGAGGTCCACGTGGAGAACGGACAATTCAAGACACCCAAGCACGGCGGCGCCGAGTATGAGTCCATTTCCTGCTTCACAGCCTACATTCTAAATGAAAACATGGACGCAGCCGTTCACGCCACCTATTTGTGCAATGAACTGGGGCTTGATACCATCTCGACTGGTTCGATCATCGCCTTCGCCATGGAATGCTATGAGAAGGGCTTGCTGACGAAAGAGGATTGCCAGGGGCTTGATCTGAGCTGGGGCAATGCGGAGATTCTACCCACCATTGTCAGGATGATTGCCTATCGGGAAGGCATCGGTGATCTCCTGGCGGAGGGTGTTAGGAACGCCGCCAAGAAGATCGGGCGCGGGGCAGACGAATTCGCCATCCATGGTAGAGGTCTGGAAGCGCCAGCACACGACCCGCGCTCCGGCAAAGCCTTAGCCATCACCTATGCCACCTCCAACCGCGGCATGTGCCACATTCACCCGTTGGAGGGCATGGCATGGGATCGTGGCAAACTGGACTGGGGCTTACAGAAATACGGCTTGCCCGACCCGAACACCGTGGATCGTTGGGATGAAGCCGGCAAGGGCAGTGCTGTCAGCCTGCTGCAAGATGGGCTGGTCTTACCAGATGTGCTCGGCACCTGTAAGTTCTACATGTATGGAGGTGTGACGGTTGACCACTGGGCAGAGATGTTGACTCATCTCACTGGCTGGCAAATAGATGGCGCTGAGTTGCTCAAAATTGGCGAGCGGGTGATCAATATCCAGCGTCTTTTCAACGGGCGCGAGGGCATCACCGCCAAAGATGATATGCTCCCGGCGCGCATGTTGGAGGTGCCTGCCTTTGGCAAATACAGCAGCGAGCCAGCGTGCGTCTTCCACGAGTTCAACGCTGTGATGCAGGAATATTACCAAACCCGCGGTTGGGACCCCCTGACTGGCATGCCTACGCCTCAGAAGCGCGCCGAGTTGGGCTTGGAGTGA
- a CDS encoding 3-oxoacyl-[acyl-carrier protein] reductase: MNRFEGKVALITGGNSGIGLAAARLFLEEGAKVVLAARNEPRGREALQTLSFAADRVIFIPCNVCIWEDCLLVVEQTIRVFGSLDVLFNNAGVVYIDRTVVNTSEEIWDETIDVNLKGTYLMSRAAIPVMIQGGGGVIINNASVFGLVGGMGVAAYCAAKGGVVLLTKAMALDHAAQNIRVNCICPGSVDTPMLQGEMEELGGIEKMRPLFAARHPMNRIASAEEVAQTVLFLASDEASFVTGAALPVDGGRTAW; this comes from the coding sequence ATGAACCGATTCGAAGGCAAGGTCGCCCTTATCACTGGCGGAAACTCCGGCATCGGGTTGGCAGCTGCTCGATTGTTTCTCGAAGAGGGCGCCAAGGTCGTGCTCGCTGCTCGCAATGAACCACGCGGACGGGAGGCTCTGCAGACACTTTCGTTTGCTGCCGATCGGGTAATCTTCATCCCTTGCAATGTATGCATTTGGGAGGATTGCCTGCTAGTGGTCGAACAAACCATTCGAGTCTTCGGTAGCCTGGATGTGCTGTTCAACAATGCCGGGGTGGTGTATATTGATCGTACGGTAGTGAACACTTCGGAAGAAATTTGGGACGAAACCATTGATGTGAATTTGAAAGGCACTTACCTGATGTCACGAGCAGCGATACCTGTCATGATACAGGGCGGAGGCGGCGTCATCATCAACAACGCGTCGGTGTTTGGTTTGGTGGGTGGCATGGGCGTAGCGGCCTATTGCGCTGCCAAAGGCGGGGTTGTCTTGCTTACCAAAGCCATGGCTCTCGACCATGCCGCCCAGAACATCCGCGTCAACTGCATTTGCCCCGGCAGTGTGGATACGCCCATGCTGCAAGGCGAGATGGAAGAATTGGGAGGCATTGAAAAGATGAGACCCCTTTTCGCAGCACGCCACCCGATGAACCGCATTGCCTCTGCCGAGGAGGTGGCTCAAACCGTCCTGTTCCTGGCCTCCGATGAAGCCTCGTTTGTCACCGGCGCCGCCCTGCCTGTAGATGGCGGTCGCACGGCGTGGTGA
- a CDS encoding putative membrane protein, with product MLLNAVHASLELYKIMIPLLVLTRILEQTGVIVLLGNLLEPLMSIVGLPGRMGLVWATSLVVGTYGALLVFVTLLASTPLTVAQATILLTMCLIAHSLPIETMIARRAGLRIGFQILLRMGASIFYGWILHHIYRAGTFLQTPARVLVPVSMPDSSLWGWIEGQFQNLLSLFLIILGVMALLRLLEAFGIVALLNKVLSPVLRLMGIGEHAIPITMVGFLLGLSYGGGLIIQEMKSSNIPPREMFFSLAFMSILHSIIEDTVTMVVFGAHLSGLFWGRLAFTFLVIWVLVKLTHPLSDVAFDRYFFTPVRQIFKES from the coding sequence GTGTTGCTCAATGCTGTTCATGCCAGCCTGGAGCTCTACAAAATCATGATTCCCCTGCTGGTTTTAACGCGCATCCTGGAACAGACCGGGGTCATCGTGTTGCTGGGCAACCTGCTGGAGCCGCTGATGAGCATCGTCGGATTACCCGGCAGGATGGGCTTGGTTTGGGCGACCTCTCTGGTAGTCGGCACTTATGGCGCGCTGTTGGTTTTTGTCACCTTACTTGCTTCTACACCGCTCACTGTTGCCCAGGCAACCATCTTGCTAACCATGTGCCTTATCGCCCATAGCCTGCCGATTGAGACGATGATCGCTCGCAGAGCAGGCTTGCGCATTGGTTTTCAAATTTTACTGAGGATGGGCGCAAGTATTTTTTACGGATGGATTCTTCACCATATTTATAGAGCAGGCACTTTCCTGCAGACCCCTGCCAGGGTTCTGGTGCCTGTCTCCATGCCCGATTCATCCCTTTGGGGCTGGATCGAAGGGCAATTCCAAAATCTGCTCTCGCTTTTTCTTATCATTCTGGGGGTGATGGCTTTGTTGCGGCTGCTGGAGGCATTCGGTATTGTCGCTTTATTGAACAAGGTTTTAAGTCCCGTGTTGCGTCTGATGGGAATTGGGGAGCATGCCATTCCCATCACGATGGTGGGGTTTCTGTTGGGATTGTCCTACGGAGGCGGTCTGATTATTCAAGAGATGAAATCCAGTAATATCCCTCCGCGAGAGATGTTCTTTTCATTGGCATTTATGAGCATTCTACACAGTATCATCGAGGATACGGTGACTATGGTTGTGTTTGGAGCCCATCTCTCTGGTTTGTTCTGGGGGAGGTTGGCTTTCACTTTCCTGGTCATTTGGGTCTTGGTGAAACTTACCCACCCGCTTTCGGATGTGGCATTTGATCGCTACTTTTTCACACCTGTGCGCCAAATTTTCAAGGAGAGTTGA
- a CDS encoding Dihydrolipoamide acyltransferase component of branched-chain alpha-keto acid dehydrogenase complex, with the protein MATRVLMPQLGESVVEGTVTKWLKQKGDLVQEMEPLLEVNTDKVDTEIPSPASGVLLEVLVPEGTTVQAGTVIAWIGEPGEEIPLAAHPPAQQPVPETPAVQTEQAAVPAAERDLGFISPVVARMAKEHQIDLTQVRGSGQGGRITKKDLLAYLEERDRQVAAQAAAQPIWETPADGDLFRPTELIFQQPSSQPLAPTQPLSGRLVPFTPMRKAIAEHMIASKHTSAHVTTVMEADLSRVVAHRSAHLSDFAQQGAKLTYTAYFAATTIAALKAYPLVNSSFTPEGVLIHPQINLGIATSLGEEGLIVPVIRHADSLSLLGLARAINDLAQRARTRQLKPDEVKGGTFTITNHGVAGSLFATPIINQPQCAILGVGAIQKRVVVIEDEWGNETLAIRPMVYLSLTFDHRILDGAAADAFLAKVVEGLEKFSA; encoded by the coding sequence ATGGCTACCCGGGTTCTCATGCCCCAGTTGGGTGAATCGGTCGTCGAAGGTACAGTCACCAAATGGCTCAAACAAAAAGGAGACCTCGTGCAAGAAATGGAGCCGCTCCTGGAAGTCAATACCGACAAGGTAGATACCGAAATCCCCAGTCCGGCAAGCGGTGTGTTGCTCGAAGTTCTTGTGCCCGAAGGCACCACCGTGCAAGCCGGGACGGTAATTGCCTGGATTGGCGAACCCGGCGAGGAAATCCCCCTCGCCGCACATCCGCCGGCGCAGCAGCCCGTGCCCGAAACACCCGCCGTTCAAACAGAACAAGCCGCAGTGCCTGCCGCGGAAAGAGATTTGGGCTTTATCTCCCCCGTGGTCGCCCGCATGGCGAAAGAGCATCAGATCGATCTGACGCAGGTCAGGGGCAGTGGACAGGGCGGACGCATAACGAAAAAAGACCTCTTAGCCTACCTCGAAGAACGAGACAGGCAGGTGGCTGCCCAGGCGGCAGCTCAACCGATTTGGGAAACCCCTGCCGATGGCGATCTGTTCCGCCCCACCGAGTTGATCTTCCAGCAACCCTCATCCCAGCCGCTGGCACCAACCCAACCGCTGAGCGGACGCCTGGTGCCCTTCACGCCCATGCGCAAAGCGATTGCCGAGCACATGATCGCCAGCAAACACACCTCCGCCCATGTGACGACCGTGATGGAAGCCGACCTGAGCCGTGTGGTAGCCCATCGCAGCGCCCATCTGAGCGATTTTGCCCAACAGGGGGCAAAGCTGACCTACACCGCCTACTTTGCCGCCACCACCATCGCCGCCCTCAAAGCCTATCCGCTGGTCAATTCCTCCTTTACCCCCGAAGGGGTTCTCATCCATCCGCAGATCAACCTCGGCATTGCCACCTCCTTAGGAGAAGAAGGCTTGATTGTGCCAGTGATCAGGCACGCCGACAGTCTCTCCCTGCTCGGCCTGGCGCGGGCGATCAACGACCTTGCCCAGCGCGCTCGTACGCGCCAGTTGAAGCCAGACGAAGTCAAGGGCGGCACGTTCACGATCACCAATCACGGCGTGGCTGGTTCGCTCTTTGCCACCCCGATCATCAACCAGCCCCAATGTGCCATTCTGGGCGTCGGGGCAATCCAGAAGCGGGTAGTGGTGATCGAAGATGAATGGGGCAACGAGACGCTTGCCATTCGCCCGATGGTTTATCTCTCCCTTACCTTCGACCACCGCATTCTGGATGGGGCAGCGGCGGATGCCTTTCTGGCAAAGGTGGTGGAGGGGTTGGAAAAGTTTTCTGCCTGA
- a CDS encoding Branched-chain alpha-keto acid dehydrogenase, E1 component, beta subunit — MSEITLIEAIRQAMDEELARDERVFIVGEDVGKRGGVFRATQGLYEKYGPNRVIDSPLAELSIVGVGIGAALYGMRPICEIQFADFIHPAFNQIVNEAAKMCYRSNGEWTVPLVIRAPYGGGIGGGLYHSQSVEAFFTHVPGLKVVIPSNPADAKGLLKAAVRDPNPVLYLEPKKGYRLIKGEVPSGEYLVPLGQAKVSRPGQDLTLITYGMTHYYALKAAQMVAAEGIETEVIDLRTLLPIDKETILQSVRKTARALIVHEDNRTGGYGAEIAALLAEEAFMDLDAPIKRLAGPDVPAVPFSHPMQDWFMPNAEKIAAAIRELAAF; from the coding sequence ATGTCTGAGATCACCCTGATCGAAGCTATCCGGCAGGCAATGGACGAAGAATTAGCCCGCGATGAGCGCGTTTTCATCGTGGGCGAAGATGTCGGCAAACGGGGCGGCGTCTTTCGCGCCACGCAGGGGCTTTATGAGAAATATGGACCTAACCGGGTGATTGATTCGCCCTTAGCAGAGTTATCCATTGTTGGGGTAGGCATCGGGGCTGCCCTCTATGGGATGCGCCCGATTTGTGAGATCCAGTTTGCCGACTTCATCCATCCCGCCTTTAATCAGATTGTCAATGAAGCAGCCAAGATGTGCTATCGCTCCAATGGCGAGTGGACGGTGCCGCTGGTCATCCGTGCCCCCTATGGCGGCGGCATTGGCGGAGGACTGTATCACTCGCAGAGTGTGGAGGCCTTTTTTACCCACGTGCCCGGTTTGAAAGTGGTCATCCCCTCCAACCCGGCCGATGCCAAAGGGCTGTTGAAAGCAGCTGTGCGTGATCCCAACCCGGTGTTGTATTTGGAGCCCAAAAAAGGCTATCGTCTGATCAAAGGGGAAGTTCCCTCTGGCGAATACCTTGTCCCGCTGGGTCAGGCAAAGGTCAGCCGCCCGGGGCAAGATCTGACCCTGATCACCTATGGGATGACCCACTACTATGCCCTGAAAGCAGCTCAGATGGTCGCCGCCGAGGGTATTGAAACCGAAGTAATCGACCTGCGCACGTTATTGCCCATCGACAAAGAAACCATCCTGCAATCGGTCAGGAAAACCGCCCGAGCCCTGATCGTGCATGAAGACAATCGCACCGGCGGCTATGGGGCAGAGATCGCTGCTCTCCTTGCCGAAGAGGCTTTTATGGATTTAGATGCCCCCATCAAACGGCTGGCGGGACCCGACGTTCCGGCGGTGCCCTTCAGCCATCCCATGCAGGATTGGTTTATGCCCAACGCCGAAAAGATCGCCGCTGCCATCCGTGAACTGGCTGCATTTTAA
- a CDS encoding Branched-chain alpha-keto acid dehydrogenase, E1 component, alpha subunit — protein sequence MNVTLPEETLMEMYWFMLLSRRLDERAWALHRQGKIAFHISAIGHEGAQIAAAYAIRRGYDWIAPYYRDLTLMLALGYTPREFMLSLMGKKGDPSSGGRQMPSHWSLKRANVISHSAPVATQTSHAAGIGLAIKLRGEDKVVITTVGEGSTSQGEWYEGVNWAAVHKLPVVFIVVNNLYAISVRQEQQMAVANVADKALGLGLPGISADGMDFLAMYQVMKEAVERARRGEGPTLVEAKVYRITPHSSDDDDRSYRPRAEVEQFKQRDPLLIARQHLEKQGLLTPQKIEEFEQRAREMVEDAVRFGESAPYPDPEEAAHPVYAEEVHHV from the coding sequence ATGAATGTAACGCTTCCAGAAGAGACTCTGATGGAAATGTATTGGTTCATGTTGCTCTCGCGCCGCCTGGATGAGCGAGCCTGGGCTTTACATCGCCAGGGTAAGATCGCTTTTCACATCTCAGCCATCGGACACGAAGGCGCTCAAATTGCCGCCGCCTATGCCATCCGCCGTGGCTATGACTGGATTGCCCCCTATTACCGCGACCTGACCCTCATGCTGGCATTGGGCTATACCCCACGCGAGTTTATGCTCAGCCTGATGGGCAAGAAGGGTGATCCCAGCTCCGGCGGGCGGCAGATGCCCAGTCACTGGAGCCTGAAGCGCGCCAATGTGATCAGCCATTCAGCGCCGGTTGCCACGCAGACCTCCCATGCAGCCGGCATTGGGTTGGCGATCAAGTTACGCGGCGAGGATAAAGTGGTGATCACCACCGTTGGCGAAGGCTCCACCTCGCAGGGTGAATGGTATGAGGGGGTGAACTGGGCAGCGGTGCATAAGCTGCCGGTTGTCTTTATCGTGGTCAACAACCTCTATGCCATCTCGGTGCGCCAGGAACAACAAATGGCGGTGGCAAATGTCGCTGACAAGGCGCTGGGTTTGGGCCTGCCGGGGATCTCGGCAGATGGGATGGATTTCCTCGCCATGTACCAGGTTATGAAGGAAGCCGTAGAGCGGGCTCGGCGGGGGGAAGGCCCCACCCTGGTCGAAGCCAAAGTGTACCGCATCACGCCGCATTCCTCCGATGATGATGACCGCTCCTACCGCCCACGCGCAGAGGTCGAGCAATTTAAACAGCGCGATCCGCTCCTCATCGCTCGCCAGCATTTGGAAAAACAGGGTCTCCTCACTCCCCAAAAGATCGAAGAGTTCGAGCAGCGCGCCAGAGAGATGGTGGAAGATGCCGTGCGCTTTGGGGAAAGCGCCCCTTACCCCGACCCTGAAGAAGCTGCCCACCCGGTCTATGCGGAAGAGGTGCACCATGTCTGA
- a CDS encoding Xanthine dehydrogenase, molybdenum binding subunit: protein MEISLLINQQPHTLEVSPHETLLSALRRLGYFGAKFGCDTGECGVCAVLVDGKPLNSCRLLAAQAEGHVIETIESLGQHPQQGWKQTEGLHPIQQAFIESGAIQCGYCTPAQILAAYHLLEHNPNPTEAEVRDALSGVLCRCTGYLKPVEAVLRAAAMLRGEAVPPLAFGDRELLSLPLAPQSPADEEGGGQPPFNEARTQTKILPKVILSPNVPEHQRIGKPEKKVDAVKLAQGKPAFAADFEMRGLLYAKVLRSPYAHARIKRIDTSRARALPGVAAVLTWQDIPRVVYSTAGQSDPIPGPLDTFSLDNKVRFVGDRVAFVAAETPEIAEQALKLIEVEYEPLPAILDPAQALDPQAPRIHDEPEYVNFAESDPTRNLAAHIHIDIGDVEKGFAEADYIFEGDYEVPKVQQAHLEPHVALSYWDEDDRLVIRTSTQVPFHARRILAPVLGLPIKRIRVIKPRIGGGFGGKQEILIEDVAAHLTIATGRPVLYEMTREEEFIAARSRHPMRIHLKIGVKKDGTITANAMRVLSDTGAYGCHALTVTGNTGHKSMALYVGDGEYRKSPNIQFHADIVYTNHPPAGAFRGYGVPQGFWPVERHMEKIARALHLDPLEFRLKNALRAGELHPFSTAWSEGREPRPEVIQTCGLEECVRQGKAAIGWDQKFGNPAWHEVPGKPHLRRGIGVALVMQGTAIPYLDMGGASIKMNDDGSFNLLIGATDLGTGSDTVLAQMAAEVLGVELEDVIVYSSDTDFTPFDKGAYASSTTYISGAAVVKAAQQVAERIRLRAARMLNKAANGSGEVTPEMLTLREGRVFAPDGRSVTLAEVAHNALHHEDQEQIMGVASFYSPVSPPPFAAQFAEVTVDIETGQVTVDKLVMAVDSGVIVNPITASGQIEGGMTQALGYAVCEEMRYDEQGRARERDLRHYHIFQAHEMPELETIFVETFEPSHPFGVKAVAEIPMDGVAPAVGNAVLDACGVNIDDNPITPEKVWRALQAQRQEQGV from the coding sequence ATGGAAATCTCTCTGCTCATCAATCAACAACCCCACACGCTCGAGGTCTCGCCCCACGAGACTCTCTTGAGCGCCTTACGCCGCCTGGGCTACTTTGGAGCAAAGTTTGGCTGCGACACAGGTGAATGCGGGGTGTGCGCAGTTTTGGTGGACGGTAAGCCGCTCAACTCTTGCCGTCTTTTAGCAGCCCAGGCAGAGGGCCATGTAATTGAAACGATCGAGTCATTAGGGCAACATCCGCAGCAAGGCTGGAAGCAAACCGAAGGCTTGCATCCAATCCAGCAAGCCTTCATCGAAAGCGGCGCCATCCAATGCGGGTATTGTACGCCAGCCCAAATTCTGGCTGCTTACCATCTTTTGGAGCATAACCCCAATCCTACCGAAGCTGAAGTGCGGGATGCCCTCTCCGGCGTTCTGTGCCGGTGTACTGGCTACCTGAAACCGGTCGAAGCGGTTTTACGCGCCGCTGCCATGCTGCGTGGCGAGGCCGTTCCTCCTCTGGCTTTTGGCGACCGCGAACTGTTAAGCTTACCGCTTGCCCCCCAATCCCCGGCGGATGAAGAAGGCGGTGGGCAACCTCCGTTCAACGAAGCCCGCACTCAGACCAAAATTTTACCCAAGGTCATCCTCTCGCCCAATGTCCCTGAGCATCAGCGCATCGGCAAACCGGAAAAGAAAGTAGATGCCGTCAAGCTCGCCCAGGGCAAGCCGGCTTTTGCTGCCGACTTCGAGATGCGCGGCTTGTTGTATGCCAAAGTGCTGCGCAGTCCCTACGCTCATGCCCGCATCAAACGCATTGACACTTCTCGCGCCAGGGCTTTGCCGGGCGTGGCGGCGGTGCTCACCTGGCAGGATATTCCGCGTGTGGTTTACTCCACTGCCGGACAATCCGATCCCATTCCCGGTCCGCTGGATACGTTTTCGCTGGATAACAAGGTGCGCTTTGTGGGCGACCGGGTGGCTTTCGTAGCAGCCGAGACCCCCGAGATCGCCGAACAAGCCCTGAAGTTAATCGAAGTGGAATATGAACCCCTGCCGGCGATCTTAGACCCGGCCCAGGCGTTAGACCCCCAGGCACCGCGCATTCACGATGAACCGGAATACGTCAACTTTGCCGAGTCGGACCCCACCCGCAATCTGGCTGCGCACATTCACATTGATATTGGCGATGTCGAAAAGGGTTTTGCCGAAGCCGATTATATCTTCGAGGGGGATTACGAAGTGCCCAAAGTGCAGCAAGCCCATCTGGAACCGCATGTCGCCCTGAGCTATTGGGACGAAGACGACCGTCTGGTGATTCGCACTAGCACGCAGGTGCCTTTCCATGCGCGGCGCATCCTGGCGCCGGTCCTGGGCTTGCCCATCAAACGCATTCGCGTGATCAAACCGCGCATTGGCGGTGGTTTTGGCGGCAAGCAGGAAATCCTGATCGAAGATGTGGCTGCGCATCTGACGATTGCCACCGGACGACCGGTGCTGTATGAGATGACGCGGGAGGAGGAGTTTATCGCTGCCCGTTCGCGTCATCCCATGCGCATTCACCTCAAAATTGGCGTCAAAAAGGACGGCACCATTACGGCAAATGCGATGCGCGTCCTCTCGGATACAGGCGCCTATGGCTGTCATGCCCTGACCGTGACCGGCAACACCGGCCATAAATCGATGGCATTATATGTGGGTGACGGCGAATATCGCAAAAGCCCCAATATCCAGTTTCACGCCGACATTGTCTATACCAATCACCCACCGGCAGGGGCATTCCGCGGTTACGGCGTGCCGCAAGGTTTCTGGCCGGTCGAGCGCCACATGGAAAAGATCGCCCGCGCCCTGCATTTGGATCCGCTCGAATTTCGCCTGAAGAATGCTTTACGGGCTGGCGAACTGCACCCCTTCAGCACGGCCTGGAGCGAGGGGCGTGAACCACGCCCGGAGGTCATCCAGACCTGTGGATTGGAAGAGTGTGTGCGCCAGGGCAAAGCCGCCATCGGTTGGGATCAGAAATTCGGCAATCCAGCCTGGCATGAGGTGCCCGGAAAACCTCACCTGCGGCGCGGCATCGGGGTGGCGCTCGTCATGCAGGGGACAGCCATCCCCTATCTGGATATGGGCGGCGCCAGCATCAAGATGAACGATGATGGCTCGTTCAACTTACTGATTGGCGCCACCGACCTCGGCACCGGCTCGGACACGGTTTTGGCACAAATGGCTGCCGAAGTGCTGGGGGTTGAGCTGGAAGATGTGATCGTCTATTCCTCGGATACCGACTTCACCCCCTTTGATAAGGGTGCCTATGCCTCCAGCACCACCTATATCTCCGGCGCTGCGGTGGTCAAAGCCGCCCAGCAGGTGGCAGAACGCATCCGCTTGCGGGCTGCTCGCATGTTGAACAAGGCAGCCAATGGCAGCGGGGAAGTGACGCCAGAAATGCTCACCCTGCGCGAAGGACGGGTGTTTGCACCCGATGGGCGCAGTGTCACCCTTGCAGAGGTTGCCCATAATGCTTTGCATCACGAAGACCAGGAACAAATCATGGGGGTGGCTTCCTTCTACTCGCCGGTCTCACCGCCGCCCTTTGCGGCTCAGTTTGCTGAAGTGACGGTGGATATCGAGACCGGGCAGGTGACGGTGGATAAACTGGTGATGGCGGTGGATAGCGGCGTGATTGTCAACCCTATCACCGCTTCGGGTCAAATTGAGGGCGGCATGACCCAGGCTTTAGGCTACGCCGTGTGTGAGGAGATGCGCTACGATGAGCAGGGACGCGCCCGCGAGCGCGATTTGCGCCATTACCATATCTTCCAGGCGCACGAAATGCCCGAATTGGAGACAATTTTCGTCGAGACCTTTGAGCCTTCTCATCCCTTCGGGGTCAAAGCTGTCGCCGAAATCCCGATGGACGGTGTGGCGCCGGCGGTGGGCAACGCAGTCCTGGACGCCTGCGGGGTGAACATCGATGATAACCCCATTACGCCGGAGAAGGTGTGGCGGGCGTTGCAGGCGCAGCGCCAGGAGCAAGGCGTATGA
- a CDS encoding Xanthine and CO dehydrogenases maturation factor, XdhC/CoxF family: protein MSSIYEAIVELERQNRPGALCTVVRSQGSTPRHTSSKMLVYADGRILGTVGGGEMERRVIEEAKQAIQIGQPRYLSYSMTDPSRGDPGICGGQVEIYVEPINPRPTLVVIGAGHVGKAVAFLARWLGFRVAVWDDRPEFCTPDFIPDADEYHLCPLPELPQRMEITPWHYLVLTTRGADLDVAGLPALLQSPAAYIGVIGSRRRWATTRKRLLENGVEKELLDRVISPMGLELNAETPEEIAVSILAEIIMLRNGGHGGRMHLTVAEKSIEME, encoded by the coding sequence ATGAGCAGCATTTATGAAGCCATTGTCGAATTAGAACGGCAAAACCGCCCAGGGGCGCTCTGCACGGTGGTGCGCAGCCAGGGTTCTACCCCGCGCCATACCAGCAGTAAAATGCTGGTTTATGCGGATGGGCGTATCTTAGGCACCGTGGGCGGAGGTGAGATGGAACGCCGCGTGATCGAAGAGGCCAAACAAGCCATTCAGATCGGGCAGCCTCGCTATCTCTCTTATAGCATGACCGATCCGTCGCGCGGTGACCCTGGCATTTGTGGAGGTCAGGTGGAAATCTATGTCGAACCGATCAATCCCAGGCCGACCTTAGTGGTCATCGGAGCCGGACACGTTGGCAAAGCGGTTGCCTTTCTGGCGCGCTGGTTGGGCTTCCGCGTTGCGGTTTGGGATGACCGTCCGGAATTCTGCACTCCCGATTTTATCCCCGACGCGGATGAATACCACCTTTGCCCGCTTCCGGAACTGCCTCAACGGATGGAGATCACGCCATGGCACTATCTGGTGCTGACCACGCGCGGCGCAGATTTAGACGTGGCCGGATTGCCAGCTTTGCTACAAAGCCCGGCAGCCTATATCGGCGTGATCGGTTCACGCCGCCGCTGGGCAACCACGCGGAAAAGGTTATTGGAAAATGGGGTCGAAAAAGAATTGTTAGACCGCGTAATTTCACCGATGGGATTAGAATTAAACGCCGAGACGCCGGAAGAAATTGCCGTGAGCATTCTGGCGGAGATCATTATGCTGCGGAACGGTGGTCACGGCGGTAGAATGCACTTAACGGTAGCGGAGAAATCTATAGAAATGGAGTGA